GGAAGGCGCCGTCCAGTCTGCTGAATGCATACGTATCTTCAGCCATATCTCTCACGTAGAAGATGTTCTTCGTCTCATTAATACCTTGTTTTGGTCAACGGATCCCGGTGATCCTGCCGCGTGGCATACGCTCACGGGTTTTTGAGGAAACCGGTTTTTCAACACCTTAATGTAGTCCGTTCACCACACTATAGAACGAATGATCCCTCTCATGCTTGACCTGACGGGCCGGAGGGTGCTCATATTCGGCGGGGGCGACGTCGGTGCCCGGAAGGCTGCATTCTTTGAGCATGAGGCGGTGGTGACCGTGATCAGCCGTTCGTTCTCGCCGGACCTCGACGGTCTTGCGGTCCGGCGGCAGAAGGCCGATCTCTCGGCTCTTTCGGATGAGGCGCTCCGGGGCTTTCTTTCGGGTGCGTTCCTCGCGGTAGCTGCGACGCCGGATCCGGATCTCAACGACCGTATAGGGAGGCTGTGCGCCGAGGCCGGCGTCCTCTTCAACAACGCCGCAGGCGTTCCCGGCAATGCCATCATCCCTTCGGTCGTCCGGGGCAGCCGTTTTCTCGTCGCGATCAGCACCCGCGGAAAGAGTCCCGCCGTATCGCGGTACCTCCGCACGAGGCTCGAAGCGGATTACGCAGACCTCGATACGATGATCGAACTGCAGGAGGAGATCCGCTCGATGCTCCGGGAGACCGAACCGGTGCAGGCAGAGCGGTCCCGCATCCTCTGGGAGATCCTCCGAGACGACGAGATCCGGACAGCGCTCGCCACCGACTACGGCCGGGCACGCGCACTGGCGATCGAGAGGTACCTCCATGCCTGAACCGTTCACCATCCCCCTCGCGCTCGCGGGGATCAGCCACCATACTGCCGACATCGCCACGCTCGAGACGTTCCGGTTTCCCGACGAAGCGGCGTTTCTCCGCGAGGCGCGGGAACGGTTTCGTGGCGCGCTCCTGCTCCAGACCTGCAACCGCATCGAGGTTCTGGTGCAGGGCGACGCACGGAGCCTCGAAGGGTTCCTGCAGGAGAAAGGCAGGCACGGCTTTACGGTCATCGAGGGCGAGGCCGTGCCCCGCCATCTCCTGGAACTGGCCGCAGGGATCGACTCGCTGATCGTCGGGGAAGACCAGATCCTCGGGCAGCTCAAGCAGGCGCTCGCGGCTGCGGAGGAGGCGGGAGCCTGCTGCAGCGCCATCGGCCTCTGCATCAAGAAGGCAGTGCACGCGGGAGTCCGTGTCCGGCGCCAGACGCAGATCAACCGGGGAGCGGTCTCGGTCGGCTCCGCGGCCGTGACGCTCGCGGAGAACCTCCTCGGCACCCTGCGCGACCGGCACATCCTGGTCGTCGGGAGCGGGGAGATGGGCGTTCTGGTGGCGCAGGCGCTCGCCGCCAGGGATCTCACGGCAATCTACGTCGCCAACAGGACTTACGAGCGCGCGGTGATGCTTGCGGATAAGATCGGGGGCCGCGCGGTCAACTTCAAGGACCTCTACCGCTACATCGCGCTCTCCGACGTCGTCATCTCCTGCACCGCCGCACCGCACCCGGTCATCCGAACGGAGGATATCCGGGCGGTGATGGAGGAGCGGCTCTGGCCGCTCGATACCCACCCCCGCCACCTGATCCTCATCGACATCGCCCAGCCCCGCGATGTCGAGGAAGGGGTGCGGTCGATCGAGGGCGTGCACCTCTTCACCATCGACGACCTGAGAACCGTCAACGACGCAGCCATGGAGTCGCGGAGGAGCGAGGCGGATCGCGCACGGGGGATCATCGACGAGGAGGCCGACCACTTCGTCCGGCTCCTCCGTCGGGCGGCGGCCGACGAGACGCTCGCCCTCCTCTACACCTGGGCGGAGTCGATCCGGGCGCGTGAACGCGACAGGGCGCTCGCACGCCTGGGGGAGAGGGACGACCGCACGGCGGAGGTCATTGACGACCTGACGCATGCGCTCACCAATAAAATCCTCTCGGATGTGACGACGGCAATCCGTGCGTGTGCGGAGTGCGGCGATATAACAACGGCAGAAGCCCTGATGAGGGCGATTACCCGGGGAGAACCATGTTTCCAGAACGAAGAATGAGACGGATGCGGCGGCGGATCGTCCAGCCGCTCCTCCGCGAAACCGAACTGCGAAAGACCGACCTCACTGCGCCGATCTTCGTGGACGAATCGATCGATGCGCCGATTCCAATCGCCTCGATGCCGGGGCAGTTCCGCCACCCGACGGACGACGTCGCCGACTATTGCGAGCGCCTCCGGGCTGCCGGCATCCGGGCG
The genomic region above belongs to Methanoculleus horonobensis and contains:
- a CDS encoding precorrin-2 dehydrogenase/sirohydrochlorin ferrochelatase family protein, which gives rise to MLDLTGRRVLIFGGGDVGARKAAFFEHEAVVTVISRSFSPDLDGLAVRRQKADLSALSDEALRGFLSGAFLAVAATPDPDLNDRIGRLCAEAGVLFNNAAGVPGNAIIPSVVRGSRFLVAISTRGKSPAVSRYLRTRLEADYADLDTMIELQEEIRSMLRETEPVQAERSRILWEILRDDEIRTALATDYGRARALAIERYLHA
- the hemA gene encoding glutamyl-tRNA reductase encodes the protein MPEPFTIPLALAGISHHTADIATLETFRFPDEAAFLREARERFRGALLLQTCNRIEVLVQGDARSLEGFLQEKGRHGFTVIEGEAVPRHLLELAAGIDSLIVGEDQILGQLKQALAAAEEAGACCSAIGLCIKKAVHAGVRVRRQTQINRGAVSVGSAAVTLAENLLGTLRDRHILVVGSGEMGVLVAQALAARDLTAIYVANRTYERAVMLADKIGGRAVNFKDLYRYIALSDVVISCTAAPHPVIRTEDIRAVMEERLWPLDTHPRHLILIDIAQPRDVEEGVRSIEGVHLFTIDDLRTVNDAAMESRRSEADRARGIIDEEADHFVRLLRRAAADETLALLYTWAESIRARERDRALARLGERDDRTAEVIDDLTHALTNKILSDVTTAIRACAECGDITTAEALMRAITRGEPCFQNEE